The Vagococcus penaei genome includes the window CTTCTAATTTATCAACAACTCGTTGACTTGGGCAGATAACACCAGATAAATGCTGAATAAATAATCGACTAATATGCTTCACATGACTTGGTCGAATCAATTTCCCGTGAGCAATATAATGCAAATAATCTTCATACATAGTGTGATAGGTATGAACACATGGGATACCTAAACCCTTTGCGGTTAGTTTACCTAGAAGGCCAACACCAAATTCAGTATGAGTATGGATTAAATCTAACTCTAATTCTTTACATTTTGAATAAGCGTACGTCATGCCCCTAACCATAATTCGACGCTCTTTAAAATAAATAAACGGAATACTTGGCATCCTAATGACTCGTGGTTCATCATCACAAGCATTAGGGTCAGTAGTAGTAAAAATATAGACTTCATGCCCTCTAGCCTCTAATTCTTGTTTTAACGTACGGATTGACGTTGATACACCACTGACTTGAGGAAAATACGTATCCGTAAAAAAACCAACCTTCACTTTATAACTACCTCCTAATTAATTAAACTTATCACTTTTTATTTGCTACACTTGTATAAAATTTTTTCCAAAGAGATGCCACATTATTTTCACTATAGAATTGTGCGGCACGTCGCGATTTTTCCTCGTACTCAGATAATAATTGTGGATTTTCCTTACAGTCATTAATGACTTGGTCCATCTCTGAAACATCCTCACAAGGAAGATAGTCACCCTCAATAATTGAATGATATAAAGTCAAATTTCTTAGCATCACAGGCGTCCCACAATTAAAAGCCTCAAGGATACACATGGGAAACAGCTCATTATAAGAAGGTAATAAAAAAATATCTGCAATATTATAATATTGAACCATCTTTTCTCGGTCAACAATTCCTGGAAAAATCAAATTAGCAGGTGGATTTTTATAAACTTTCTGATAATCTTCATAGCCATCTGTCATTTTACCAAATGAGAAACCACCGACCCAAACAAATGTTATCTCAGGGTTCGTTTTGGCTAAATAGATAAAATCATCCAGACCTTTACGCTTTTGAATTTGCCCTGCCCCCATTACGATAAGTGAGGAATCAGCTAAAGATAAT containing:
- a CDS encoding glycosyltransferase family 4 protein, whose product is MLKINMFSSADKVKGQGVGSAYNELINMLKKRFSNDFSVKINQYSASDISHYHTVDLPYYLSTFFRKKRGRLVGYVHFVPATLEGSLSIYPPFLKVFNWYLVKFYQRMDELVVVNPSFIDELEKIGIERERVTYIPNFVSTEDFYEVSDSLKQQWKQELSLADSSLIVMGAGQIQKRKGLDDFIYLAKTNPEITFVWVGGFSFGKMTDGYEDYQKVYKNPPANLIFPGIVDREKMVQYYNIADIFLLPSYNELFPMCILEAFNCGTPVMLRNLTLYHSIIEGDYLPCEDVSEMDQVINDCKENPQLLSEYEEKSRRAAQFYSENNVASLWKKFYTSVANKK